The Mycobacterium paragordonae genome includes a region encoding these proteins:
- a CDS encoding TetR/AcrR family transcriptional regulator, with translation MSSDAVVSVADQAQHPVGRTPRNRRQEETFRKVLAAGMETMRENSYADLTVRMVAAKAKVAPATAYTYFSSKNHLIAEVYLDLVRHVPFFTDVNVAMHTRVDQALRHLALVVADEPEVGAACTAALLGGGTDPAVRAVRDRIGAEIHRRIASAIGPGAEAGTVAALQMAFYGALVQAGSGEFTYHEIADRLADVVGLILTGAEKGGDA, from the coding sequence GTGTCCAGTGATGCTGTGGTTTCGGTAGCCGACCAGGCTCAGCACCCGGTCGGCAGGACTCCGCGGAACCGCCGCCAGGAGGAAACCTTCCGGAAGGTACTGGCCGCCGGCATGGAGACCATGCGGGAGAACTCCTACGCGGACCTGACCGTCCGGATGGTTGCGGCCAAGGCGAAAGTGGCGCCGGCGACCGCGTACACGTACTTCTCGTCCAAGAACCACCTGATCGCCGAGGTTTACCTCGATCTGGTGCGGCATGTGCCGTTCTTCACCGACGTCAACGTCGCGATGCACACCCGGGTGGACCAGGCGTTGCGGCACCTGGCGCTGGTCGTCGCCGACGAACCCGAAGTTGGCGCGGCGTGCACGGCCGCGTTGCTGGGCGGCGGCACCGACCCCGCGGTACGCGCCGTGCGCGACCGGATCGGAGCGGAGATCCACCGCCGCATCGCCTCGGCCATCGGGCCCGGCGCCGAGGCCGGCACCGTCGCGGCGTTGCAAATGGCCTTCTATGGCGCCCTGGTTCAGGCCGGGAGCGGCGAGTTCACTTATCACGAGATTGCCGACCGGTTGGCCGACGTGGTGGGCCTCATCCTGACCGGGGCCGAAAAGGGCGGTGATGCATGA
- a CDS encoding cytochrome P450: MTIHVGDPELILDPYDYDFHEDPYPYYRRLRDEAPLYHNEALGFWAVSRHSDVHQGFRNSTTLSNRDGVSLDPVSRGPHASKTMSFLAMDDPAHLRLRTLVSKGFTPRRIRELEPRVTELAVQHLDVMLEKAASGTVDYVAEFAGKLPMDVISELMGVPVADRDRIRAWADGVMHREDGVTDVPASAIEASINLIVYYQGMIAERRKKLTDDLTSALLEAEIDGDRLTDEEVLGFMFLMVIAGNETTTKLLANAAFWGHKNPDQLTPMYTDLSRIPLWVEETLRYDTSSQILARTVSGPLELYDTTLSEGDVLLLLPGSAHRDERVFDQPDDFVIGRDIGSKLLSFGSGAHFCLGAHLARMEARVALTELFKRIRGYEVDEANAVRVHSSNVRGFAHLPVTVEVR; this comes from the coding sequence ATGACGATTCATGTCGGGGATCCGGAATTGATTCTGGACCCATACGATTACGACTTCCACGAGGACCCGTACCCGTACTACCGGCGGCTGCGTGACGAGGCGCCGCTCTACCACAACGAAGCGCTCGGTTTCTGGGCGGTCTCGCGGCACAGCGATGTGCACCAGGGTTTTCGCAACAGCACCACACTGTCCAACCGCGACGGAGTCTCGTTGGACCCGGTCTCGCGCGGCCCGCACGCGTCGAAGACGATGTCGTTCCTGGCCATGGACGACCCGGCGCATCTACGGCTGCGCACCCTGGTATCGAAAGGGTTCACTCCCAGGCGAATTCGCGAACTCGAACCCCGGGTCACCGAACTCGCCGTGCAGCACCTCGACGTGATGCTGGAGAAGGCTGCGTCCGGAACCGTCGACTACGTCGCCGAATTCGCCGGCAAGCTCCCGATGGACGTGATCTCGGAGCTGATGGGCGTGCCGGTGGCTGATCGCGACCGCATCCGCGCCTGGGCCGACGGCGTCATGCACCGCGAAGACGGTGTCACCGACGTGCCGGCCTCGGCGATCGAAGCGTCGATCAACCTGATCGTCTACTACCAGGGCATGATCGCCGAACGCCGCAAGAAGCTCACCGACGACCTGACGTCGGCGCTGCTGGAGGCCGAGATCGACGGCGACCGGCTCACCGACGAGGAAGTCCTCGGGTTCATGTTCCTGATGGTGATCGCGGGCAATGAGACCACCACCAAACTCCTTGCCAACGCCGCCTTCTGGGGGCACAAGAACCCCGATCAGCTGACGCCGATGTACACCGACCTGTCTCGGATTCCGCTGTGGGTCGAGGAGACGCTGCGGTACGACACGTCCAGCCAGATCCTGGCCCGTACCGTGTCCGGTCCGCTGGAGCTCTACGACACCACGCTTTCCGAAGGGGACGTGCTGTTGCTGTTACCCGGTTCGGCCCACCGCGACGAGCGCGTGTTCGACCAACCCGACGATTTCGTGATCGGCCGCGACATCGGCTCGAAGCTTCTGAGTTTCGGCAGTGGAGCCCATTTCTGTCTGGGGGCCCACCTGGCCCGGATGGAAGCGCGGGTAGCGCTGACCGAGTTGTTCAAGCGAATCCGCGGATACGAGGTGGACGAGGCCAACGCCGTCCGCGTCCACTCCAGCAACGTCCGCGGGTTCGCTCACTTACCCGTCACCGTGGAGGTCCGCTGA
- a CDS encoding SDR family oxidoreductase — protein MPRFEPHPARRPAIVAGASSGIGAATAIELAAHGFPVALGARRVEKCQELVDKIRAAGGEAVALPLDVTDPASVKDFVRQATEQLGDIEVLVAGAGDTYFGKLHEIDSEAFESQLQIHLIGANRLATAVLPGMLERQRGDLIFVGSDVALRQRPHMGAYGAAKAGLIAMVTNLQMELEGTGVRASIVHPGPTKTGMGWSLPAELIGPALEDWAKWGQARHDYFLRASDLARAITFVAETPRGGFVVNMELQPEAPLTTTKERQQLKVDEKALNS, from the coding sequence ATGCCCCGCTTTGAGCCGCATCCCGCACGCCGGCCCGCCATCGTCGCGGGCGCGTCGTCGGGTATCGGTGCCGCGACCGCGATTGAGCTTGCGGCTCATGGTTTTCCGGTGGCGCTGGGAGCGCGGCGGGTGGAGAAGTGCCAGGAACTCGTCGACAAGATCCGCGCAGCGGGCGGCGAAGCGGTGGCACTGCCACTGGACGTCACCGATCCGGCGTCGGTCAAGGACTTCGTGCGGCAAGCCACCGAGCAGCTCGGAGACATCGAGGTGCTGGTCGCCGGCGCCGGTGACACGTATTTCGGCAAGCTGCACGAGATCGACAGCGAGGCTTTCGAATCGCAGCTGCAGATCCACTTGATCGGGGCGAATCGGCTTGCCACGGCCGTGCTTCCGGGGATGCTCGAGCGTCAGCGCGGTGACCTGATCTTCGTGGGTTCCGACGTCGCATTGCGGCAGCGCCCGCACATGGGCGCCTACGGGGCGGCCAAGGCCGGACTGATCGCGATGGTCACCAACCTGCAGATGGAGCTGGAGGGCACCGGCGTGCGGGCATCGATCGTCCACCCCGGCCCGACCAAGACGGGAATGGGCTGGAGCCTGCCTGCCGAGTTGATCGGCCCGGCGCTCGAGGACTGGGCCAAATGGGGCCAGGCGCGGCACGACTACTTCCTGCGGGCTTCCGATCTGGCGCGGGCGATCACCTTCGTCGCCGAGACGCCGCGGGGCGGGTTCGTGGTCAACATGGAGCTTCAGCCCGAAGCGCCGTTGACGACCACCAAAGAGCGCCAGCAACTGAAAGTCGATGAGAAAGCGCTGAATTCATGA
- a CDS encoding cytochrome P450 yields the protein MTRTATVPRVSGGEGEHGHLEEFRTDPIGLMQRVRDECGDVGWFQLAGKHVILLTGAGANEFFFRSADEDLDQAEAYPFMTPIFGKGVVFDASPERRKEMLHNSALRGEHMKGHAVTIEGEVRKMVADWGDEGEIDLLDFFAELTIYTSTACLIGLKFRNQLDSRFAHFYHQLERGTDPLCYVDPYLPIESFRIRDESRVGLVALVQEIMDQRIANPPMDKSDRDMLDVLVSIKDEDGNLRFSADEVTGMFISLMFAGHHTSSGTSAWTLIELMRHPEAYADVVKELDELYADGQEVSFHALRQIPKLENVLKETLRLHPPLIILMRVAQGEFEVEGYPIHKGDFVAASPAISNRIPEDFPDPDAFDPDRYEKPRQEDLVNRWTWIPFGAGRHRCVGAAFAQMQIKAIFSVLLREYEFEMAQPADSYHNDHSKMVVQLARPAKVRYRKRAQA from the coding sequence ATGACTCGTACAGCGACCGTGCCGCGGGTGTCCGGCGGCGAAGGAGAACACGGCCATCTCGAAGAGTTCCGCACCGACCCGATCGGTCTGATGCAGCGGGTGCGCGACGAATGCGGCGACGTCGGCTGGTTCCAGCTGGCCGGCAAGCACGTCATCCTGCTCACCGGCGCCGGCGCCAACGAGTTCTTCTTCCGTTCGGCCGACGAGGATCTGGATCAGGCCGAGGCCTACCCGTTCATGACACCGATCTTCGGCAAGGGCGTGGTGTTCGACGCCAGTCCGGAGCGGCGCAAGGAAATGCTGCACAACTCGGCGCTGCGTGGCGAACACATGAAGGGCCACGCCGTCACCATCGAGGGCGAAGTGCGAAAGATGGTGGCCGACTGGGGCGACGAAGGCGAGATCGACCTGCTCGACTTCTTCGCCGAGCTGACCATCTACACCTCGACCGCCTGCCTGATCGGGTTGAAGTTCCGCAACCAGCTGGACTCCCGGTTCGCGCACTTCTACCACCAGCTGGAACGGGGCACCGACCCGCTGTGCTACGTCGATCCCTATCTGCCGATCGAGAGCTTCCGCATCCGCGACGAATCCCGCGTGGGCCTGGTGGCGCTGGTGCAGGAGATCATGGACCAGCGAATTGCCAACCCGCCCATGGACAAAAGCGATCGCGACATGCTCGATGTGCTGGTGTCCATCAAGGACGAGGACGGCAACCTCCGGTTCTCCGCCGACGAAGTCACCGGCATGTTCATCTCACTGATGTTCGCCGGCCACCACACCAGTTCGGGCACCTCGGCCTGGACGCTGATCGAGTTGATGCGCCACCCCGAGGCCTACGCGGATGTCGTCAAGGAACTCGACGAACTGTACGCCGACGGCCAGGAGGTGAGTTTCCATGCGCTGCGCCAGATCCCGAAGCTGGAGAACGTGCTCAAGGAGACGCTGCGGCTGCACCCGCCGTTGATCATCCTGATGCGGGTGGCCCAGGGCGAGTTCGAGGTAGAGGGATACCCGATTCACAAGGGCGACTTCGTCGCCGCGTCCCCGGCGATCTCCAACCGGATCCCGGAGGACTTCCCCGATCCCGACGCTTTCGATCCGGACCGTTATGAGAAGCCCCGGCAGGAAGACCTGGTCAACCGCTGGACCTGGATTCCGTTCGGCGCCGGTCGGCACCGCTGCGTGGGCGCCGCGTTCGCCCAGATGCAGATCAAGGCGATCTTCTCGGTTCTGTTGCGCGAGTACGAGTTCGAGATGGCGCAACCCGCCGACAGCTACCACAACGACCACTCCAAGATGGTGGTGCAGCTGGCCCGGCCCGCCAAGGTCCGCTACCGCAAGCGCGCTCAGGCATAA
- a CDS encoding ferredoxin, which translates to MAFRIEADLDLCQGHAMCELEAPDYFRVPKRGKVEIIDAEPPEDARDEVERAVESCPTQALFIKEKES; encoded by the coding sequence ATGGCATTCAGGATTGAAGCGGATCTGGACCTGTGCCAGGGGCACGCCATGTGTGAGCTGGAGGCACCGGACTACTTCCGGGTGCCCAAGCGCGGCAAGGTCGAGATCATCGACGCCGAGCCGCCGGAAGACGCCCGCGACGAGGTCGAGCGGGCCGTCGAATCTTGTCCCACCCAAGCCCTGTTCATCAAAGAGAAGGAAAGCTGA
- a CDS encoding nuclear transport factor 2 family protein has product MASHPREVLEDWVERWLEVNREAERNGDWKPLADFYAEDATYGWNIGPKEDVMCVGIDEIRDIALGLEMEGLENWQYPYQKVLIDDKQGEIVGFWKQVAIDSDGGRSEIYGIGGSWFRLNGDAKIEWQRDFFDFGHVQALYLDLMKAGKLSPGMQKRIERSLAGEKLPGYYPLGEAPAPIW; this is encoded by the coding sequence ATGGCGTCACACCCCCGCGAGGTCCTGGAAGACTGGGTAGAGCGCTGGCTGGAGGTCAACCGGGAGGCCGAGCGGAACGGCGACTGGAAACCGCTGGCCGACTTCTACGCAGAAGACGCGACCTACGGCTGGAACATCGGCCCCAAAGAGGACGTGATGTGCGTCGGCATCGACGAGATCCGCGACATCGCCCTCGGCCTGGAAATGGAGGGGCTGGAGAACTGGCAGTACCCGTACCAGAAAGTCCTCATCGACGACAAGCAGGGCGAGATCGTCGGGTTCTGGAAACAGGTCGCCATCGACTCCGACGGCGGCCGTTCGGAGATCTACGGCATCGGCGGTAGCTGGTTCCGGCTCAACGGCGACGCCAAGATCGAGTGGCAACGCGACTTCTTCGACTTCGGCCACGTCCAGGCCCTCTACCTGGACCTGATGAAGGCCGGAAAGCTGTCCCCGGGGATGCAGAAGCGCATCGAGCGCAGCCTGGCCGGCGAGAAATTGCCGGGTTACTACCCCCTGGGTGAGGCGCCGGCACCCATCTGGTGA
- a CDS encoding NDMA-dependent alcohol dehydrogenase produces MKTKGALIWEFNQPWSIEDIEIGDPAKDEVKIQMEAAGMCHSDHHLVTGGIPMAGFPVLGGHEGAGIVTEVGPGVEDIAPGDHVVLSFIPSCGQCPTCQSGMRNLCDLGAGLLAGAAVSDGTFRIQARGQNVFPMTLLGTFSPYMVVHRSSVVKIDPSVPFEVAALVGCGVTTGYGSAVRTADIRPGQDVAIVGVGGVGMAALQGAVAAGARYIFAIDPVEWKRDQALKFGATHVYPDINAALMGIMEVTYGLMAHKVVVTVGELHGADIDNYLNITQKGGTCVLTAIGSLLDTNVNLNLAMLTLMQKNLQGTIFGGGNPQFDIPQLLSMYKAGKLNLDDMVTTQYRLEQINEGYQDMLEGKNIRGVIRYTDADR; encoded by the coding sequence GTGAAGACAAAAGGCGCACTGATCTGGGAATTCAACCAACCGTGGTCCATCGAGGACATCGAAATTGGCGACCCCGCCAAGGACGAGGTCAAGATCCAGATGGAAGCGGCCGGCATGTGCCACTCGGATCACCACCTGGTGACCGGCGGCATCCCGATGGCCGGCTTCCCCGTGCTAGGTGGCCATGAGGGCGCCGGCATCGTCACCGAGGTCGGCCCCGGCGTGGAGGACATCGCCCCGGGCGACCACGTCGTGCTGTCCTTCATCCCGTCCTGCGGGCAGTGCCCAACCTGCCAGTCCGGCATGCGCAACCTGTGCGACCTCGGCGCCGGACTGCTGGCCGGCGCGGCCGTCAGTGACGGCACCTTCCGCATCCAGGCCCGCGGTCAGAACGTCTTCCCGATGACGCTGCTCGGGACCTTCTCCCCGTACATGGTCGTGCACCGCAGCTCGGTGGTGAAGATCGACCCGTCCGTCCCGTTCGAGGTGGCCGCGCTGGTCGGCTGCGGCGTCACCACCGGTTACGGCTCGGCGGTCCGCACCGCTGACATCCGGCCGGGCCAGGACGTCGCGATCGTCGGCGTCGGCGGAGTCGGCATGGCCGCCCTGCAGGGCGCGGTCGCCGCGGGCGCCCGCTACATCTTCGCGATCGACCCGGTGGAGTGGAAGCGCGACCAAGCGCTGAAGTTCGGTGCCACCCACGTCTACCCCGACATCAACGCCGCGCTGATGGGCATCATGGAGGTCACCTACGGGCTGATGGCCCACAAGGTGGTCGTCACCGTCGGCGAGCTGCACGGTGCCGACATCGACAACTACCTCAACATCACCCAAAAGGGCGGCACCTGCGTGCTGACCGCCATCGGCAGCCTGCTCGACACCAACGTCAACCTCAACCTCGCGATGCTGACGCTGATGCAGAAGAACCTGCAGGGCACCATCTTCGGCGGCGGGAACCCGCAGTTCGACATCCCGCAGCTGCTGTCGATGTACAAGGCCGGCAAGCTGAACCTGGACGACATGGTCACCACCCAGTACCGCCTCGAGCAGATCAACGAGGGCTACCAGGACATGCTGGAGGGCAAGAACATTCGCGGCGTCATCCGCTACACGGACGCTGATCGGTAA
- a CDS encoding FAD-dependent oxidoreductase, with product MTSFPHLLAPGRIGAMTVRNRVVMSPMETMYGTPDGLPSQRTRDYFAARARGGVGLITLGATGVDPQHPETPSGLHLGTDDAVHAHRALVDEVHEHGAKIQPQIVHAGPDGLGPEMFGATSLGPSVIPSYLTGRPSVEITSAQLTEVLDLFKAAARRAVEAGYDGIELHAAHGYMLLGSFLAPQRNRRTDCYSGHTAHGRLRVVLEALSAIRSEIGDALPITLRISGYERVAGGRPIYETARMAPELVAAGVDAFHVSGGVIDRLVTGMVNGADDGDEVNVSAAAAVKQVVDVPVIAVGRIHDPVRAEQILADGRADFIAMGRPLLADPDLPAKLGRGQLERVRKCISCENCIDAMEQRFSVDCAVNPRTGRERVLAAPAAARAKRVAVIGGGPAGLEAARVAAERGHRVTLFERGRQLGGALRWASMLHPENQPFLRYLRREIELSGTEVLLGRNVSAHDVAASEPDAVVVATGGRVAVPALPGADLPHVHTGPGLRKMLDGRRFVRPGAVRMASRAWMPFGHRVTVIGGDLVALELAEFLAARGRLVSILEGGKDIAPEIGNKRKTEHTDRLDRLGVTVHVRAAVERITRDAVVFTPAGGVRRQLAADSVVIAGSVEPDTGMFDALTDALPGTPIHAAGDCTGLGLIRKATEDGARAACAI from the coding sequence GTGACCAGCTTTCCGCACCTGTTGGCGCCGGGGCGAATCGGCGCCATGACGGTGCGCAACCGGGTGGTCATGTCTCCGATGGAGACGATGTACGGCACCCCGGACGGATTACCATCCCAGCGCACCCGTGACTACTTCGCCGCCCGCGCCAGGGGCGGTGTCGGTCTGATCACGTTGGGCGCCACCGGAGTTGACCCGCAGCACCCGGAAACGCCGAGCGGTCTGCACCTGGGCACCGACGACGCTGTGCACGCGCACCGGGCATTGGTGGACGAGGTGCACGAACACGGCGCCAAGATCCAACCGCAGATCGTGCACGCCGGGCCCGACGGACTGGGACCGGAGATGTTCGGCGCGACGTCGCTGGGGCCGTCGGTGATTCCGTCGTACCTCACCGGCCGTCCGTCGGTGGAGATCACCAGTGCGCAACTCACCGAGGTGCTCGATCTGTTCAAAGCCGCCGCGCGCCGGGCCGTCGAAGCGGGCTACGACGGTATCGAGCTGCACGCCGCACACGGCTACATGCTGCTGGGATCCTTCCTTGCGCCGCAACGCAATCGGCGCACCGACTGCTACAGCGGCCACACCGCGCACGGCAGGCTGCGGGTGGTGCTGGAAGCGCTGTCCGCGATCCGCTCCGAAATCGGCGACGCCCTGCCGATCACCTTGCGCATCTCCGGGTACGAGCGCGTCGCGGGCGGGCGGCCCATTTACGAAACCGCCCGGATGGCACCGGAACTCGTTGCGGCGGGCGTCGATGCGTTCCACGTCAGCGGTGGTGTGATCGACCGGCTGGTCACCGGCATGGTCAACGGCGCCGACGACGGTGACGAGGTCAACGTAAGCGCCGCTGCTGCCGTCAAGCAGGTCGTCGACGTCCCGGTGATCGCCGTCGGCCGTATCCACGACCCCGTCCGGGCCGAGCAGATCCTGGCCGACGGGCGCGCCGACTTCATCGCCATGGGCCGTCCGTTGCTGGCCGATCCCGACCTGCCGGCCAAGCTCGGACGCGGACAGCTGGAGCGGGTTCGCAAGTGCATCTCCTGCGAAAACTGCATCGACGCAATGGAACAACGCTTCTCGGTCGACTGCGCGGTGAATCCCCGGACCGGCAGGGAACGCGTGCTCGCGGCACCCGCCGCGGCTCGTGCCAAACGGGTGGCGGTGATCGGTGGCGGACCGGCGGGGCTGGAAGCGGCGCGGGTGGCCGCCGAACGCGGGCACCGTGTGACACTTTTCGAGCGTGGCCGGCAACTGGGCGGAGCACTGCGCTGGGCAAGCATGCTGCACCCCGAGAACCAGCCCTTCCTGCGATACCTGCGCCGGGAGATCGAACTCAGCGGCACCGAAGTGCTTCTGGGCCGCAATGTTTCGGCACACGACGTCGCCGCATCGGAACCGGACGCGGTCGTGGTGGCCACCGGTGGCCGGGTCGCCGTGCCGGCCCTACCGGGCGCCGACCTACCGCACGTGCACACCGGCCCCGGTCTGCGGAAAATGCTTGACGGCCGGCGGTTTGTGCGGCCGGGCGCGGTGCGGATGGCCAGCCGCGCCTGGATGCCGTTCGGTCACCGGGTGACCGTCATCGGGGGCGACCTGGTGGCCCTTGAGTTGGCCGAATTCCTCGCGGCGCGTGGACGATTGGTGTCGATACTGGAGGGCGGCAAGGACATCGCCCCCGAGATTGGTAACAAGCGCAAGACCGAACACACCGACCGCCTGGACCGGTTGGGCGTCACCGTCCACGTCCGCGCCGCGGTCGAACGAATCACTCGGGACGCGGTGGTGTTCACGCCGGCCGGCGGCGTCAGGCGACAACTGGCCGCCGACAGCGTCGTCATCGCCGGCAGCGTCGAGCCGGACACCGGCATGTTCGACGCACTGACTGACGCCCTGCCGGGTACCCCTATTCACGCCGCCGGTGACTGCACCGGGCTGGGCCTGATCCGCAAAGCCACCGAAGACGGCGCTCGCGCCGCGTGTGCAATCTAG
- a CDS encoding ketosteroid isomerase family protein gives MTQTTQSPALTASQSSWRCVQAHDREGWLALMADDVVVEDPIGKSVTNPDGTGVKGKEGVATFYDTNIAANQLTITCEETFPSSSPNEIAHILVLHSKFEGGFTSEVRGVFTYRVNDEGLINSMRGYWNLEMMKFAQE, from the coding sequence ATGACGCAAACGACCCAATCCCCGGCACTGACCGCGTCGCAGTCGTCCTGGCGCTGCGTGCAGGCCCACGACCGGGAGGGTTGGCTGGCGCTCATGGCCGACGACGTGGTCGTCGAGGACCCGATCGGTAAGTCCGTCACCAATCCGGACGGCACCGGAGTGAAGGGCAAGGAAGGCGTCGCCACCTTTTACGACACCAACATCGCGGCGAATCAGCTGACGATCACCTGCGAGGAGACCTTTCCCTCCAGCTCACCCAACGAGATCGCCCATATCCTGGTGCTGCACAGCAAGTTCGAGGGCGGCTTCACCAGCGAGGTGCGCGGCGTGTTCACCTACCGCGTCAACGACGAAGGGCTGATCAACAGCATGCGCGGGTACTGGAACCTCGAGATGATGAAGTTCGCGCAGGAGTGA
- a CDS encoding C1 family peptidase: protein MQVRIARRTMLALAAAGALGASLPACGAEEDEPYELTSYGYDSDVSEPGTPETPKSPGTLPAQASVKTEWLPPVGRQTMPNCFVWATVYGLATFHAARESSTPPSTPARRAGPDYAYIRYQLANKLTENTCKGGQMVKCLNWLQENGGTPSLAVAPNIGRRKSTTSCEANWSDYGARIIDPDPMFRIPGHKLIRITGPDGLNHLRTVIAKGSPVAFGVNLYSDFPRYRGTPSPYVGNGQWMLNASGKKAGHVMVITAYDDNKSSGAVRVQNSFGKRWGEEGFMWMAYETLAKMAQGTGVYIPDRV from the coding sequence GTGCAGGTACGGATCGCGCGACGCACCATGCTCGCGCTGGCGGCGGCCGGCGCACTCGGTGCGTCGCTGCCGGCCTGCGGTGCCGAAGAAGACGAGCCCTACGAGCTGACCTCCTACGGCTACGATTCCGACGTCTCGGAGCCAGGAACCCCCGAGACGCCCAAGTCTCCTGGCACCCTCCCGGCGCAGGCTTCCGTGAAAACGGAGTGGTTGCCGCCGGTGGGCAGGCAGACCATGCCGAACTGTTTCGTGTGGGCCACGGTGTACGGCCTGGCGACGTTCCACGCCGCGCGCGAAAGCAGTACTCCGCCAAGCACTCCGGCCCGCCGCGCCGGCCCCGACTACGCCTACATCCGGTATCAGCTGGCGAACAAGCTCACCGAGAACACGTGTAAGGGCGGCCAAATGGTCAAGTGCCTGAACTGGTTACAGGAAAACGGTGGGACGCCGTCCCTGGCGGTGGCGCCCAACATCGGCAGGCGAAAGTCCACTACGTCGTGTGAGGCCAACTGGTCCGACTACGGTGCGCGCATCATCGACCCCGACCCGATGTTTCGGATTCCCGGGCACAAATTGATCAGGATCACCGGACCCGACGGGCTGAACCACCTGAGGACGGTCATCGCAAAGGGCTCGCCGGTCGCGTTCGGCGTCAACCTGTACAGCGACTTCCCGCGCTATCGCGGAACTCCGTCCCCGTATGTCGGCAACGGGCAGTGGATGCTGAACGCCTCCGGCAAGAAGGCCGGTCACGTCATGGTCATCACCGCCTACGACGACAACAAGAGTTCCGGCGCCGTGCGAGTCCAGAACAGCTTCGGAAAGCGTTGGGGCGAAGAAGGATTCATGTGGATGGCCTATGAAACTCTGGCCAAGATGGCGCAGGGAACCGGGGTGTACATCCCTGACCGGGTCTAG
- a CDS encoding HIT family protein, producing the protein MASIFTKIINREIPGRFVYEDDDVVAFLTIEPMTQGHTLVVPRAEIDQWQNVDPPAFARVMEVSQLIGKAVTKAFSADRAGVIIAGLEVPHLHVHVFPARNLSDFGFAHVDRNPSPESLDEAQAKIKAALAQISLH; encoded by the coding sequence ATGGCATCGATCTTCACCAAGATCATCAACCGTGAAATCCCCGGCCGCTTCGTCTACGAGGACGACGACGTCGTCGCGTTTCTGACGATCGAGCCGATGACGCAAGGCCACACCCTGGTGGTGCCCCGCGCGGAGATCGATCAATGGCAGAACGTGGACCCGCCGGCATTCGCCCGCGTCATGGAAGTGAGCCAGCTGATCGGGAAGGCCGTGACGAAGGCCTTCTCGGCCGACCGGGCCGGCGTGATCATCGCCGGGCTGGAGGTGCCGCACCTGCACGTCCACGTCTTCCCCGCCCGCAACCTCAGCGACTTCGGGTTCGCCCACGTCGACCGCAACCCCTCACCCGAGTCGTTGGACGAGGCGCAGGCCAAGATCAAGGCGGCGCTGGCGCAAATCTCTTTGCACTGA